The following are encoded in a window of Megalops cyprinoides isolate fMegCyp1 chromosome 16, fMegCyp1.pri, whole genome shotgun sequence genomic DNA:
- the nat16 gene encoding histidine N-acetyltransferase: MQALPPFCIQSSAVFRCILSRHLPTNRTSNRPLGHANAARMKIESSLPRPQLPEPPPHTGLQFAVATEEDFDEIMAMSQDIYGGLDYLPTRYQAWLQETNRTVILARKQGKVIALESVCVIDDGETVLVEGLRVAPQERGKGVAGVLLRFCAQLVKSKYPDVKVSRLTRDDQLGPKDFQKYRLITKQGILLIRFRAEDLKLRLAELGPDTGMSPAQMEAPVRLDPEEVHQLFLSSGLMRDVLPNNTIVQDWQPFKPLPSNMAILLKKDIDWMVDDPQRPTVASLCTFPFHVPIGDDWYYLNIDVFGKDLSLVRQQFLTHLHRHTESLKGHIMCQVFLDPPLWEPLADFCRNTLRVELVKEYTEQCVVESDLV, encoded by the exons CTGCAAGGATGAAGATTGAGAGCAGCCTGCCACGCCCCCAGCTCCCTGAGCCACCCCCTCACACAGGGCTGCAGTTCGCCGTGGCAACCGAGGAGGACTTTGATGAGATCATGGCTATGAGCCAGGACATCTATGGCGGCCTTGACTATCTCCCCACCCGCTACCAGGCCTGGCTCCAGGAGACCAACCGCACGGTCATCCTGGCCAGGAAGCAAGGCAAAGTG ATTGCCCTGGAGTCAGTGTGCGTGATCGATGATGGTGAAACAGTGCTGGTGGAGGGACTGAGGGTGGCACCCCAAGAGCGTGGCAAGGGGGTGGCGGGCGTCCTCCTCCGCTTCTGTGCCCAGCTGGTCAAATCCAAGTACCCCGACGTCAAAGTGAGCCGCCTCACCCGCGATGACCAGCTGGGACCTAAGGACTTCCAGAAGTACCGGCTCATCACCAAACAG GGAATCCTCCTGATCCGTTTCCGGGCTGAGGATCTCAAACTCCGCCTGGCCGAGCTTGGACCAGACACTGGAATGTCCCCAGCTCAGATGGAGGCCCCCGTGCGCCTGGACCCCGAGGAAGTGCACCAGCTGTTCCTGAGCTCTGGCCTGATGCGGGACGTCCTGCCCAACAACACCATTGTGCAGGACTGGCAGCCCTTCAAGCCCCTGCCCAGCAACATGGCCATCCTGCTGAAGAAGGACATCGACTGGATGGTGGACGACCCTCAGCGCCCCACGGTGGCGAGCCTCTGCACCTTCCCCTTCCACGTGCCCATTGGCGACGACTGGTACTACCTCAACATCGACGTCTTTGGGAAGGACCTGAGCCTGGTGCGACAGCAGTTCCTGACCCACCTGCACCGCCACACCGAGAGCCTGAAAGGGCACATCATGTGCCAAGTGTTCCTGGATCCCCCCCTCTGGGAGCCGCTGGCTGACTTCTGCCGCAACACTCTGCGGGTGGAGCTGGTGAAGGAGTACACTGAGCAGTGCGTGGTCGAATCTGACCTGGTGTAA